Proteins from a genomic interval of Anolis sagrei isolate rAnoSag1 chromosome 1, rAnoSag1.mat, whole genome shotgun sequence:
- the LOC132761790 gene encoding heme-binding protein 1-like isoform X1, protein MEEEGPGRSCAMSGDGGLLPPPLGAITLEQLQGDFEEEGEEEEEEGCQEEDRLLAYWQGVGRGHQVDVPPDMAEPIQQLTRNNQQQDRETVPFTVINRKEKFGELLYEKRHYGPSKWACVNAQEEQYEQSICLGFMKIMRYICEQNSSGLYLGMTIPIVTVVHTEEAMPDIRRLVTVAYRLPSELQDRPPEPCDPDISIQEWPPATVYARGFRGVTNEGSIAREINFLAELLESPELCVRDTFLVAGYTNPAAANRQNEIWFLEKPEAAFRL, encoded by the exons ATGGAGGAGGAGGGTCCCGGGCGGAGCTGCGCCATGAGCGGGGACGGgggcttgcttcctcctcccctgGGGGCCATCACCCTGGAGCAGCTCCAAGGGGACTtcgaggaggaaggggaagaggaagaggaagaagggtgccaagaggaagacaggTTGCTTGCCTACTGGCAAGGGGTGGGCAGGGGACACCAGGTGGACGTCCCCCCAG ACATGGCGGAGCCGATCCAGCAACTGACCAGGAATAACCAGCAGCAGGACAGGGAAACGGTCCCCTTCACTGTGATAAACCGCAAAGAGAAG TTTGGGGAACTCCTTTATGAGAAGCGCCACTACGGGCCGTCCAAGTGGGCCTGCGTCAATGCGCAGGAAGAGCAGTACGAGCAGAGCATCTGCCTGGGATTCATGAAGATCATGAGATACATCTGTGAGCAGAACTCCTCAG GCCTGTACCTGGGGATGACCATCCCCATTGTGACCGTGGTCCACACCGAGGAGGCCATGCCGGACATCCGGAGGCTGGTGACGGTGGCCTACCGCTTGCCCTCGGAGCTGCAGGACCGGCCCCCGGAGCCCTGCGACCCCGACATCTCCATCCAGGAGTGGCCCCCGGCCACCGTCTACGCCAG GGGCTTCCGAGGCGTCACCAACGAAGGCTCCATCGCAAGAGAAATCAACTTCCTGGCCGAACTTCTGGAGAGCCCCGAGCTGTGCGTGCGAGACACCTTCCTCGTGGCGGGCTACACCAACCCGGCGGCCGCGAATCGCCAGAACGAAATATGGTTCCTTGAAAAACCGGAGGCTGCCTTTCGGCTGTGA
- the LOC132761790 gene encoding heme-binding protein 1-like isoform X2, with product MAEPIQQLTRNNQQQDRETVPFTVINRKEKFGELLYEKRHYGPSKWACVNAQEEQYEQSICLGFMKIMRYICEQNSSGLYLGMTIPIVTVVHTEEAMPDIRRLVTVAYRLPSELQDRPPEPCDPDISIQEWPPATVYARGFRGVTNEGSIAREINFLAELLESPELCVRDTFLVAGYTNPAAANRQNEIWFLEKPEAAFRL from the exons ATGGCGGAGCCGATCCAGCAACTGACCAGGAATAACCAGCAGCAGGACAGGGAAACGGTCCCCTTCACTGTGATAAACCGCAAAGAGAAG TTTGGGGAACTCCTTTATGAGAAGCGCCACTACGGGCCGTCCAAGTGGGCCTGCGTCAATGCGCAGGAAGAGCAGTACGAGCAGAGCATCTGCCTGGGATTCATGAAGATCATGAGATACATCTGTGAGCAGAACTCCTCAG GCCTGTACCTGGGGATGACCATCCCCATTGTGACCGTGGTCCACACCGAGGAGGCCATGCCGGACATCCGGAGGCTGGTGACGGTGGCCTACCGCTTGCCCTCGGAGCTGCAGGACCGGCCCCCGGAGCCCTGCGACCCCGACATCTCCATCCAGGAGTGGCCCCCGGCCACCGTCTACGCCAG GGGCTTCCGAGGCGTCACCAACGAAGGCTCCATCGCAAGAGAAATCAACTTCCTGGCCGAACTTCTGGAGAGCCCCGAGCTGTGCGTGCGAGACACCTTCCTCGTGGCGGGCTACACCAACCCGGCGGCCGCGAATCGCCAGAACGAAATATGGTTCCTTGAAAAACCGGAGGCTGCCTTTCGGCTGTGA